One genomic region from Tripterygium wilfordii isolate XIE 37 chromosome 20, ASM1340144v1, whole genome shotgun sequence encodes:
- the LOC119987392 gene encoding vacuolar-processing enzyme, translating into MATHLANLGFVYFTLLLILFSSDAIGARLNHFDPRIRMPTEEEDIAEDDSEKVGTRWAVLVAGSFGYGNYRHQADVCHAYQILRKGGLKEENIVVFMYDDIAKHELNPRPGVIINHPEGEDVYAGVPKDYTGESVTAANLYAVILGDKSAVKGGSGKVVDSKSNDRIFLYYSDHGGPGVLGMPNLPFLYAVDFINVLKKKHASGSYKEMVLYIEACESGSVFEGMMPKDLNIYVTTASNAQESSWGTYCPGMDPPPPPEYITCLGDLYSVAWMEDSETHNLKKETVKQQYETVKERTSNLFTYNGGSHVMEYGNTSIKSEKVSLYQGFDPNSVNLPPNHLHLLKQMEVINQRDAEILFLWKMYNRAENRSKKNEILKQIKETMGHRTHLDGSMELIGTLLYGPQKGSAVLSTVRATGSPLVDDWECLKSMVRVFENHCGSLTQYGMKYMRAFANICNSGTSPESMAAASGAACSSQNAGQLHPSKQGYSA; encoded by the exons ATGGCTACCCATCTAGCCAATCTGGGTTTTGTGTACTTTACTCTGTTGTTGATACTGTTTTCCTCTGATGCTATAGGAGCTCGGTTGAACCATTTTGATCCCAGAATCCGAATGCCTACAGAGGAAGAAGATATAGCAGAGGATGATAGTGAGAAGGTTGGCACAAGGTGGGCAGTTCTCGTGGCCGGCTCGTTTGGATATGGAAATTACAGGCACCAG GCTGATGTTTGCCATGCATACCAAATTCTAAGAAAAGGAGGCTTGAAGGAAGAAAACATAGTAGTGTTTATGTATGATGATATAGCAAAGCATGAGCTGAATCCGAGGCCCGGAGTGATCATCAACCATCCAGAAGGAGAGGATGTGTATGCGGGGGTGCCTAAG GACTACACTGGAGAGAGTGTAACGGCTGCAAATTTGTACGCAGTGATTCTTGGCGATAAAAGTGCTGTAAAAGGCGGGAGTGGAAAGGTTGTCGATAGCAAGTCCAATGACAGGATTTTCTTGTACTACTCTGATCATGGAGGCCCTGGAGTTCTTG GGATGCCAAACTTGCCTTTTCTGTATGCTGTGGATTTCATCAATGTTTTGAAGAAGAAACATGCATCTGGGAGCTACAAAGAGATG GTCTTATACATCGAAGCTTGTGAGAGCGGGAGTGTTTTCGAAGGCATGATGCCCAAGGACTTAAACATATATGTAACAACAGCATCAAATGCACAAGAGAGTAGCTGGGGAACGTACTGTCCAGGGATGGATCCTCCACCACCTCCCGAATACATCACCTGCTTAGGGGATTTGTACAGCGTTGCTTGGATGGAGGACAG TGAGACTCACAATCTGAAGAAAGAAACTGTAAAACAGCAGTATGAAACT GTAAAGGAAAGAACTTCAAATCTTTTCACTTACAATGGCGGGTCTCATGTGATGGAATATGGGAATACAAGTATCAAATCAGAGAAGGTTAGTTTGTACCAAGGCTTTGATCCCAATTCTGTGAACTTGCCTCCAAATCATCTCCATTTACTGAAACAAATGGAAGTTATAAACCAGCGAGACGCAGAGATTCTCTTCCTCTGGAAAATG TACAACAGGGCGGAGAATAGATCGAAGAAGAATGAAATACTGAAGCAGATTAAAGAGACAATGGGGCACAGGACACATTTGGATGGAAGCATGGAATTGATTGGAACACTTCTGTATGGACCACAAAAGGGTTCTGCAGTCCTCAGTACCGTGAGGGCGACGGGATCGCCCCTTGTCGATGACTGGGAATGCCTGAAATCAATG GTTCGCGTATTTGAAAACCATTGCGGTTCACTGACTCAGTACGGCATGAAATACATGCGTGCTTTCGCCAATATATGCAATAGCGGTACCTCTCCAGAATCTATGGCGGCAGCTAGCGGAGCTGCATGCAGCAGTCAGAATGCAGGGCAATTGCACCCATCAAAACAAGGTTATAGTGCTTGA
- the LOC119986595 gene encoding NADH dehydrogenase (ubiquinone) complex I, assembly factor 6, with protein sequence MNGASRSLRAAFSYCVQQVRSYDYHHYLCLLELPPNMRKAAFALRSFNVETARAMDVASDPRIGLMRLLWWQEAIDKIYANKLIEHPTAQALSSIVSENKISKAWLKRSVEARINDARREVTDIPESIEELEKYAEDTASTILYLTLQAGGIRSTAADHAASHIGKASGLLLLLKSLPYHASRNRHFSYIPTKVAAKHGLLVKEGGQTEIFLNSREGLCNAVFDMASAAHVHLLKAHELAGTVPAEARPVLLPAVPAQVLLDSLRKVQFDVFDPRLERGLLGIPPLWFQLKLKWNAWRGKY encoded by the coding sequence ATGAATGGTGCTTCTAGGAGCTTAAGGGCAGCTTTTTCCTACTGCGTGCAGCAAGTAAGAAGTTATGATTACCATCACTACCTCTGTCTCCTTGAACTACCGCCTAACATGCGGAAGGCTGCTTTTGCACTCCGTTCGTTCAATGTTGAAACTGCTAGGGCCATGGATGTTGCCTCTGATCCTAGAATTGGCCTAATGCGTCTTTTATGGTGGCAAGAGGCTATAGACAAAATTTATGCAAACAAGTTAATCGAGCATCCTACAGCTCAGGCTCTCTCCTCTATAGTATCTGAGAATAAAATTAGTAAGGCATGGTTGAAACGCTCTGTCGAAGCTCGGATCAATGATGCTAGGAGAGAAGTCACTGACATCCCGGAAAGCATTGAAGAGTTGGAGAAGTATGCCGAGGACACAGCATCAACTATTCTATATTTGACACTTCAAGCTGGCGGTATTAGATCGACTGCAGCTGATCATGCAGCCTCACATATCGGTAAGGCAAGTGGACTCCTTTTGTTGCTAAAGTCACTTCCTTACCATGCTAGCCGAAACCGCCACTTCTCCTACATTCCAACTAAAGTGGCAGCCAAACATGGATTGCTGGTTAAGGAGGGAGGTCAAACTGAAATCTTCTTGAATTCGCGAGAGGGCTTATGCAATGCTGTATTTGACATGGCATCTGCAGCTCATGTTCATCTGCTTAAGGCTCATGAATTAGCTGGAACAGTACCAGCCGAAGCACGTCCGGTGCTTCTACCAGCTGTGCCAGCCCAAGTGCTATTAGATTCCCTCAGAAAGGTACAATTTGATGTGTTTGATCCAAGGTTGGAAAGAGGGCTCCTAGGTATACCTCCTTTGTGGTTCCAATTGAAACTGAAGTGGAATGCATGGAGAGGAAAGTACTGA
- the LOC119986476 gene encoding hsp70-Hsp90 organizing protein 3-like codes for MAEEAKAKGNAAFSSGDYESSVRHFSDAIDLAPTNHVLYSNRSAAYASQNKYNEALTDAKKTVELKPDWSKGYSRLGAAHLGLKQAQEAVAAYKKGLEIDPNNEVLKSGLADAQAASRTRQPPSPFGDAFGGPEMWAKLTADPGTRAYLQQPDFVKMMQDIQNNPNNLNLYLKDQRVMQALGVLLNVKFKAPTGEDMEIPEDDSPPPQPSVRKAEPAKEEKKEPEPEPMDLTDEDKERKEQALKEKEAGNAAYKKKDFETAIAHYTRAIELDDEDISYITNRAAVYLEMGKYEECIKDCDKAVERGRELRADYKMVAKALTRKGAALAKMAKSSKDYEPAIEAFQKALTEHRNADTLKKLNDAEKAKKELEQQEYFDPKLADEEREKGNEFFKQQKYPEAVKHYTEALRRNPKDPKVYSNRAACYTKLGALPEGLKDAEKCIELDPTFSKGYTRKGAVQFFMKEYDKALETYQEGLKHDPQNEDLLDGVRKCIGQINKASRGDLTPEELKERQAKGMQDPEVQNILSDPVMRQVLTDFQENPKAAQEHTKNPMVMSKIQKLVSAGIVQIK; via the exons ATGGCGGAAGAAGCGAAAGCCAAGGGCAACGCCGCCTTCTCCTCCGGTGACTATGAATCCTCCGTTCGCCACTTCAGTGATGCTATCGACCTCGCCCCTACGAACCACGTCCTCTATTCCAACCGATCCGCTGCCTATGCATCCCAGAATAAGTACAACGAAGCCTTAACTGATGCCAAGAAAACCGTGGAGCTAAAGCCCGACTGGTCCAAAGGCTACTCCCGCCTCGGCGCGGCTCACCTTGGCTTGAAACAGGCCCAGGAAGCCGTCGCTGCCTATAAGAAGGGTCTCGAGATCGACCCAAACAACGAGGTGTTGAAATCTGGCTTGGCTGATGCCCAAGCCGCTTCCCGAACTCGACAGCCTCCGAGTCCATTCGGCGACGCGTTTGGTGGACCCGAGATGTGGGCGAAATTGACGGCGGATCCGGGTACTAGGGCATATCTGCAGCAGCCGGATTTTGTTAAGATGATGCAGGATATTCAGAACAATCCGAACAATTTGAATCTTTACTTGAAGGATCAGAGAGTGATGCAGGCGCTTGGGGTTCTCTTGAATGTGAAGTTTAAGGCACCGACTGGTGAGGATATGGAGATTCCAGAGGATGACTCGCCACCGCCACAGCCATCAGTGAGGAAGGCAGAGCCGGCgaaggaggaaaagaaagagcCAGAGCCGGAACCCATGGACTTGACGGACGAAGATAAGGAGAGGAAGGAGCAGGCTTTGAAGGAGAAGGAGGCGGGTAATGCGGCATACAAGAAGAAGGATTTTGAGACTGCTATCGCGCACTACACTAGGGCCATAGAACTTGACGATGAGGATATCTCCTACATAACAAATCGAGCAGCAGTTTACCTGGAGATGGGCAAG TATGAGGAATGTATCAAAGATTGCGACAAGGCCGTTGAAAGGGGAAGAGAGCTTAGAGCAGACTACAAGATGGTAGCTAAAGCATTGACTAGGAAGGGTGCTGCTTTAGCGAAAATGGCAAAGAGCTCGAAGGACTATGAGCCAGCTATTGAGGCATTCCAGAAAGCTCTTACAGAACATCGGAACGCAGATACGTTGAAGAAACTAAATGATGCTGAGAAAGCAAAGAAAGAACTAGAGCAGCAAGAATATTTTGATCCAAAGTTAGCTGATGAGGAGCGTGAGAAAG GTAATGAATTTTTCAAGCAGCAGAAGTACCCAGAGGCTGTGAAGCATTACACAGAAGCCTTGAGAAGGAACCCCAAGGATCCAAAG GTGTATAGTAACAGAGCTGCATGCTATACAAAACTTGGGGCACTACCTGAGGGATTGAAGGATGCAGAGAAGTGCATTGAGCTGGATCCAACTTTTTCCAAGGGGTATACAAGAAAAGGTGCTGTTCAATTTTTCATGAAGGAGTACGACAAGGCTTTGGAAACTTATCAGGAGGGGCTGAAACATGATcctcaaaatgaagatttgcTTGATGGTGTCAGAAA ATGCATTGGGCAAATTAACAAGGCTAGCCGGGGTGATTTAACGCCAGAGGAATTGAAAGAGAGACAG GCGAAGGGAATGCAGGACCCAGAAGTTCAGAACATTCTTTCTGATCCAGTTATGAGACAG GTCTTGACGGATTTCCAAGAGAATCCAAAGGCAGCACAGGAACATACGAAAAACCCAATGGTGATGAGTAAGATTCAGAAGCTTGTGAGTGCGGGAATTGtccaaattaaataa